cggctctgccccaggccctgtcccccactccatccttccccccaaggccccacccctgcctagccctgccccatccacatattcctgcccctccctcccccgagcATGTCACGTTctcactcctccccccgccccgagcctcctgcatgctgtgaaACCGCTGATTGTGgtaggtgggaggcactgggagggagcaggaggcgctgattggcagggcccgCCAGTgggcagaaggtgctggggggagggggaggtgctgatggggggctgccagtgggtgctcagcacccaccatttttccccatgggtgctccagccccggagcacccacagagtcagtgcctatgactGCACTTGGATTCCCCCTCAGTGGTCCTGCCAGGGCATCCACTCtctgcttccagctccccaggTGTTGTCTCTCTTCAGTGGAAACaagtgtctctctcccttctgactggtgTTTTCACAGGCTGGACAGTCCCATTGCCTTCACTCTGTCATTCCCAGCATGGACAGGTTGCCTTaggacacctgcttgctttctcttcagagatggatAACACTGTAATTGCTACAGacataagttaccacacagttctttctaagcaagcctactttattcttacagtacaaagcattacagagaaaacattttaaaaccaataGAAGGACCTAATAAGCTTACTAGAGTTTGTCCTAACTTTCTCTTGGGCTCTGGAAAGTGCATCTTTTAATACCCCACCCTAGGGGCATCCTTGTTGTTACAAGTTCATCAGAGCTTCAGCACACAACGTGTCCACTCGTAACATGTTCAGTTCCCTTTTTATACAGTTCAGAAGTCTTAGAACTGGAGTTTCCGGAGGCAGGTAGTAAGTATACAAAGGATCTCTCCCTCCCCAGGGCATATTTTCAAAAGGTTGGCTTCAGAGGGGAAGAATTTGCATTCCTCTTACCTCAACGTATTTCCtaaggcagggatcggcaacctttggcccgtggTCCACCAGGAAAAGCCGCTAGCGGGCCGAGACAATTTGTTTACGTGTTAATTCTACATATCATCTTGAATATgaattcctccctccccaaaaggGAGTGAGAAATTAGGAGGCAAGGCAAGGGAAAACAAATGGGCTCTTGTATTAAAAGTTTTCTAGACAACATTCTTAATGCAATAATTTTGATGTAACAGCATTGTGTCCTCTCTCTCTTGCTGTCCATTCATAGGAGGGAAGTAGCTGTGAGCCAAGGAAGAACGCCAAGGCTATCTTGTGTGGTTTTTGCACAGATAAGTCGGAGGGCTCTGTAAGCAAGATGAAAATCTTTCAAATGTTGATTATTTTAGCCTCCCCATTCTTCTCCTTGGGACTGAAATCTCAAGCAGACAATACTGCTCGCTGTGATATTATCTATCCTCTCTTGCTCCAGTGGGGTTCTCCTGGATATTTACTGACCAGCAGTATTGAATGagaacatggggaaaaaataaacccgGTTTGTTTTGATGCATCATACATGGCTGCATCCATCCCGAAGAAACCTTTCTTTACTGGTTAAGAAAAGAGTCTCATTAGCTGGCGCCACAAACTTGCTGTCAATAGTGGACTAAGGTAGTACCTAAGATcttggccctgccccagagcacaaTGATCCCTGGATCCAtcaccccatcctgcccccatgATACAATGTTTTGTGGCTTTAGGATCCCGACATCAAGTCCTCAAAAGCTTCTGCCCATGTGTGTTGGCTCAGTTGCAGGTAACACCCTGAGTTTGATTTACATGCCTTTTCCTGGTACTGATCCATGCTACTTTGTGGGCACTGGGGTCGGAAGAAATCTCATATAAAGGGAGAAGAAGTAGTTTAAGGCTTAACTAAGAAGAGACAACTGCTGGGTCTGAGCTTCCACATGGCAGACTAGATAACTAGCTATCTTGCATCCAATTTCAAGATATCTTTggactctccctcccctccccccatggagcAAGAAGGGAAACATTTATGGATTTTGCTATGCCAAACTCCACCTCAGAATCTTCACCTTCTTGTGGAACTTTGTGAATCTTCCTCTGAATGGGAAGTTTCACTTGATCCCCTTCACATTTGCCAAGCAAACAGCACTCTTCACCTCCGCTTTACAGCAAAATAACCAAAGCAAAGGGGCATTAACAAGAAAGGTTTTACTGTCCTGCAGAATCACCAGACTGCCTTAAAAAGCACCGCCATGTGTTATGAGGCTGCTGCTTCTATTTTGATGTATTGTGTTTAAGTGTTTGTCAGAGGTGCCTAACGTGTTCAGTGAGGCTCCTCTTGTTTAGATTTatcaaacaaataaaaccaaagaTGCTGAAGGGAGATGATCTCGCTCACTGAGTAAAGGAGTGGCTCAGTTTGCTGAGGTTCGCTCTCCTGTTGATCGAAGAGGGAAGTCTTTATTGTGTAACGCAGTGACGCTAGATAGCTCCATGCATGGCTTAGACATATAAAACCTTGCCTATATAAGTACCAGACACGTGTGCTGTGTTTTTGATAGTTTGATTCCTGCCTCCTTCACCTTCCCTAACAAAAATATAGGGTTTGTTGGATGGCAGGGGTGTCCTGTTTATGAACAAAAAAGCGAATGGGGAAAACAGTTGCCGTCTAGCTAAAACAGCCCTCCAGCAGTGAATCTAGTGCTGAGAGAAACCACACAGTAGCTCTAAGTCTTTTAGAGATGATAGAAAACCAAGGCCCTGAGCACTTGTGCTCACTAAAATTCCAAAGGCCCCAAGTTTCACAGTGGACCAGCTGTGTTGACCAAACTCCATTTTGGGTAatcacaaagatatttaggtacctaacaaCCATTAAAATCCATgatagttaggtgcctaaatgccgttgagaatctgggccattcTGTCTATATAAAACTCCCCGTGCATTGTCAGCTGGATGCAGTGATTGTCACTTCTTGGGCTAAACTATCCTGCTTAATGTCAGCCCAGCTTCCCACCTGAAGTAGAACTACATTTCAGTAGTGCGGGAAGCGATTCTTGTAAATGACTGTGTAAAGTGCCATGGGGGCAGAGGAGCAACTTACCGGTAGTTGTACTGGAAAAGCTTCTGATAGATTGCAtggggcagggagaagcaggTTGCCATCAGCCAGATAACAGAAATGCTCAGCATTCCTCTTGTGAGCGACATCCTTTGCTTTAGCGGGTTCAGAATAACCTGCAATGGAGACTTCACAATGACTGTCATCTCACTGGGAAAGAAAAGTCCCTTCAGTGACTGATACTTCTCTTCACATGTTCCAATGCTTTTAAGAAAAATAACTGAATACTTAGAGAACTGCCTAACAAATTAGAGTGATCTAGAGAAAACTGAAACGTAGAACTCTACAGCTGGTACCAACGAGTACCTTCAAGTCAATTTTCTCTGGTTTGTCTTGAAATTACGTCATACCTTAAACCATGATTGAGCGTGACAATTGTGTAAGATTATCTCCACTTGAAAGGATGTTTATTCTAAATAAATCAAATTAAGAAATGCCTCACACGGTAACTGAGCCAACAGAGCACACCCAGCTtgggtaatttgcattttcacacaaGGTGAACTGAGCTCTTTATTTTTTGACATTATTTGTGCAGAATTTCAGGGTCTGAAGATCAAGTTTTCTACAAGGAAGGGACATTGTTTGCGCGTTTCTAGTTTTTCTCTCTACATTTTGTAATGACGGTAGTGCTCACAAAAGTGACAGGCTGACACCAATGGCTGTAGGCCAGAGTAACATAGGCAGATGCTATGTAAACTCCCCTCTCAGCTCTGACTATGTGACAGCCCCTCTTGTGACACCCCATTTTATTTCAGTTCTGGACTCCCCTTTGCTTACCCATGGTTAGATAGGGGACACTGTGGTTTGGAGCACCTGTGCCAAAGGAATCTTACACCAGTCTGGGGATTCTGTACCTGATGTCTGTCCAGAGCTATGGCTGTCAGGGTGAGTGTGGAGACATGAAGAGAGCAGTATTGCACGAAGCGGCTGATATGACACATGGCCTTTCCAAAGGCCCACGTGCTGTTCACAAACCGAACCTGCAGGGAATGTAACAAACCAGCAAAACCATCAGCAGGGCACGGTGGTTCATGTACCTGAGCCAAAACAAACAGAGGCGCTCTTGAGACTGCATCTGGAGAGCTCAAGAATATACATAGCCTTATGGTGCCCTCTGTCACTTggggcaggtttcctttgaagccCAAGAAAACTATTGTCAACTTTAGACATTGAAACTCCTTGGTAATTGTTTATAAATAAGGCTACGACTTAgacacggaggtcatggaagtcatggaatccatgacttccagcgaCCTCTGTAACTTCAGCCTGCGGTggtcgggagctgcaggggccggGAGCCGAAGGGGTACCCCCACTGACTCTGGTGGCCCCTGGAGCTCCAAGCCACCGCAAGTGGTAGGGGTACCCCACTGTTCCCGGCCACAGAGTGGGAACCTCCCAGCTTCCAGCTGCGGCAGGggaacccctgagctcctggctgcatcagGCAGTGGGAGCCCCCAAGCTCGGAGGTGAGGGGGGAACCCCTGGGCTCCCGCGTGCCACGGGCCCCCAGAGCAGCGGGCGGCGGGGgtaccctgcagcccccagctgctgcaggttgTGGGGGCCCCTGCATGTTTCAGCGATTGGTGGTGGGGGACCCTGGATCTCCAAAACCCAACCCGTGGGAGCTCCTAGCTGCCCCGCAGAACCCCATTTTGACAccgatatttttagtaaaagtcacagacaggccacggcttccgtgaatttttctttattgcttgTGAGCTGTcaatgacttttactaaaaatatccctgacaaaatcttagccttttTGTAAAGGTTAAGACTGAAATTCCAGACATTTTGCTAAACGGTAACTTCTAGGAGCTTCACAACTAGTTTAAAGCCTTCTAAAGGGTTGAGCCTGTAAATCACACCCCCACTTGTGAATACATAGAAAATAATTCCCATGGAGGAGTCTATACAAGCCCTATTGCACTCTAGTGGTTCAATGGCAGGGACTAGGAGGTGATGTTGTTGGAACTAATTTTGGATTTGGAAAGACTAAgttggagtgagggtggggaaagacCCCTCTTTTACTTCCCTGGAAGAGCTGCTGTCTATGGGCCACGAATGTGCCCAGCTCAATTCTTAGCCCCAGAAGCATGCACCGAGTGAGTGCAGCCACCAGATGAAGCACGGTGCTGGATGGCCAAGCCCATGTCTGGCTCCGTTTTTGGCAGGCATAGTAGCACGGCTTGTGGCACTTACCAGAGTGAAAGGAGTGTTGAGCAGAGTGATCATAATATCGGACACTGCCAGGTTGACAATGAAGAGACTGGTGGCTGAGTGCGTCCTCTTGTTCTTGATCACCACGTGGCAGACCAGCATGTTGCCAAACAGTGATATGATGATGATAACTGAGTATGCCACGATTAGAAGAGCTTTCACTGTGGGCTTCTGGGACTCTGGTTCATACTTGGCCAGCTCAGCAAACTTCTCCCACTCAACAATCCTGCTGTCTGTCCAGTTGAAGGCTGTCCTGTTGGCTGCCTGGTAGATTGACATGCGGTTGGCCAAGGAAGAGCTATGGTCAAACTCCTCCAGAACTCCTGTGACCTGGGGAAAGTAGGGAAGCGACTGATGTAGGGGGCGAGTCATTGTGGTTTCCAACGGGGTTAAGCTAAGGGCAGACATAGTTTAAGTTGCAGCTCCAGGAAGTGTGGTTAGTGATTGTTTGCTTGACTTTGACAACGCTGCTTTTCTATGAGACTAGCATGAGTAAAGCCGgcctttaaaatgtaaaattagaGAGCGGCTAAAAGTCACAATAAACTGTCCTGTGCAATCAGAAAGGCAGTAGGGTCTTGTTTAACTCTGATGTGCAGTGTGGAAAGGAATTGTGAGGAACTGCAGGCTCTCATAACTCTTTCGTGTGGTAAAAATTGCATTAGCCACTAAGACAGGGTGGAAAAAAATCCCTGATTCCATGAAACAAACCTGTAACAAACTCTCAGCTCAATGCTAATCTTGGACAGCATTTGGCACTGTCCTACTCCCACTTCAGCTTCTCTTCTTGTTCTCAGCTGTACTTATGGTTCTTTCGCCCTTCTGAGATACTGTTGTGTTCATCCTCATTCTTTATTTCTGACCACCTTACTCTTTTCTGTTGAAATGAAATGCACAGTTATTTCCAAGACTGTCCTTAAGTGCACAAATAGCTGTTATCTTCATCTAACCATGATAATTGTCCGGAGGGTATTCAGAACCTGTGAATTATATCAGAAGAACATTATAGGCTATTTTCTCTTCCACACAATTGCTGTGAATTCTGCTTCCTCTCTTTCATTTTTGATGGTAAATGATCTTTTCAGCTAGAGGCCTGGACACAAAATTGTAACTCCTAATACCTTCTGAGCCCCCCTCTCAGCGTACATCCAGATATTTCTGGCAACTGACCCGCAATTAGCAGAAAGCAATACAGATTTTTGGATGCTACTGACTAACAGGGGAGGTATGGCATAAAGATGTTGTTAGCAGGAATTACTTAACTATATCACACCATCATGTATTATGTATATGCTATATGTACACATTAGAGAGCAACAAGTGTTACAtgctgtgacgggttggaccccttgggaagtCACCTGATGCACTGAGATAtcactgagtctacctgttctgccagcatgggtcCCTTTAACCTGTCTAGGTGAGCCAGGCTCTTcaaacctcctctaacacacccacaggcagggccacacccagctgcagatctgctctgggaagactcagcttaagggacttgctccagcactcagacgTCCACTTCCCTTGGAGTACAAACCCCAAATTATATGaaattcccctctcccctcaatgtggaggagggtGTACACAacttctctctcccctcaccccatttgaaattacataaactgggttatattataaaccagaaataatttttttaaatataacaggtgtattttaagtagttaaggaggtagcagacagaacaaggcagattactaagaaaatgaaacagagcatgcaaactaagcttaatacactaaagaaattaGTTACATGTacgttctcaccctaaatgtggttctaataatcttcttcacaggccagacacacTTCCAGCCTGGGCCCAATTCTATTCCCCTGTTCAGtcttagttgtttccagcagtcatcttgggtggtGTAGCAAGGGAGAACTAACAACCTTGgattacctcactccccacccttaaataggatttgcataaggcaggaGTGCTTTCTTTCCTAGTTTGACCCCacttcccttacagtggaaagttacaagaagtcccaggtaattttttagtatcaggtgacaagaccacctgactctgtagg
This DNA window, taken from Caretta caretta isolate rCarCar2 chromosome 9, rCarCar1.hap1, whole genome shotgun sequence, encodes the following:
- the LOC125643011 gene encoding G-protein coupled receptor 83-like isoform X2, with translation MSALSLTPLETTMTRPLHQSLPYFPQVTGVLEEFDHSSSLANRMSIYQAANRTAFNWTDSRIVEWEKFAELAKYEPESQKPTVKALLIVAYSVIIIISLFGNMLVCHVVIKNKRTHSATSLFIVNLAVSDIMITLLNTPFTLVRFVNSTWAFGKAMCHISRFVQYCSLHVSTLTLTAIALDRHQVILNPLKQRMSLTRGMLSISVIWLMATCFSLPHAIYQKLFQYNYREATVRSLCLPDFPEPAELVWKYLDLSTFLLLYLLPLLIITITYTSLAKKLWLRNAIGDITKQQYIIHHKNKKKSIKMLVLVVVVFAVCWFPLNCYVVLISSLGIKTKNSIYFALHWFAMSSTCYNPFIYCWLNESFRSELKSLLSMCQKVPQTQDNVLPTVIMAYREAWIEQARYKQRPSSQSIRSTTNVQTVNTDL
- the LOC125643011 gene encoding G-protein coupled receptor 83-like isoform X3 gives rise to the protein MSIYQAANRTAFNWTDSRIVEWEKFAELAKYEPESQKPTVKALLIVAYSVIIIISLFGNMLVCHVVIKNKRTHSATSLFIVNLAVSDIMITLLNTPFTLVHEPPCPADGFAGLLHSLQVRFVNSTWAFGKAMCHISRFVQYCSLHVSTLTLTAIALDRHQVILNPLKQRMSLTRGMLSISVIWLMATCFSLPHAIYQKLFQYNYREATVRSLCLPDFPEPAELVWKYLDLSTFLLLYLLPLLIITITYTSLAKKLWLRNAIGDITKQQYIIHHKNKKKSIKMLVLVVVVFAVCWFPLNCYVVLISSLGIKTKNSIYFALHWFAMSSTCYNPFIYCWLNESFRSELKSLLSMCQKVPQTQDNVLPTVIMAYREAWIEQARYKQRPSSQSIRSTTNVQTVNTDL
- the LOC125643011 gene encoding G-protein coupled receptor 83-like isoform X1, coding for MSALSLTPLETTMTRPLHQSLPYFPQVTGVLEEFDHSSSLANRMSIYQAANRTAFNWTDSRIVEWEKFAELAKYEPESQKPTVKALLIVAYSVIIIISLFGNMLVCHVVIKNKRTHSATSLFIVNLAVSDIMITLLNTPFTLVHEPPCPADGFAGLLHSLQVRFVNSTWAFGKAMCHISRFVQYCSLHVSTLTLTAIALDRHQVILNPLKQRMSLTRGMLSISVIWLMATCFSLPHAIYQKLFQYNYREATVRSLCLPDFPEPAELVWKYLDLSTFLLLYLLPLLIITITYTSLAKKLWLRNAIGDITKQQYIIHHKNKKKSIKMLVLVVVVFAVCWFPLNCYVVLISSLGIKTKNSIYFALHWFAMSSTCYNPFIYCWLNESFRSELKSLLSMCQKVPQTQDNVLPTVIMAYREAWIEQARYKQRPSSQSIRSTTNVQTVNTDL